A DNA window from Methanobacterium sp. Maddingley MBC34 contains the following coding sequences:
- a CDS encoding 2-oxoacid:acceptor oxidoreductase, alpha subunit (PFAM: domain; Pyruvate ferredoxin/flavodoxin oxidoreductase~TIGRFAM: 2-oxoacid:acceptor oxidoreductase, alpha subunit): MVLRGEIMPVFLKEEDISLVLCGEAGQGIQTVEAILAQAVKQSGYNIFSTKEYMSRVRGGQNSTEIRVSSHRVASYVDRIDILLALSSGAVNHLKDRISSDTLIIGDPEHLKSVKDNKIFDSVSGPNFIEIPLMETAQEMGGPIFANVIAAGVLSCLLNIPQEIFDGLISDMFTRKGQEILQKDLKAGEAGYNIGKSLMESETEESKTDAIHLSLQGESSVRDELLINGIDAVGFGCLAGECRFMSSYPMTPSTPLQNFLAGNAHEFELIYEQAEDEIAAINMALGASYAGARSIVATSGSGFALMEEGVGLAGMIETPIVIYLGQRPGPAVGLPTRTSQEDLNLALYSGPGEFPRIIFAPGKLEDAFTLTHHAFNMAEKYQIPVFILSDQYFADCYYNITSLPLEEVETENYLVKTTPEYKRYLITHDGVTPRGIPGYGDGLVIADSDEHDEEGHITEDLKIRTQMVDKRLQKMEQITKDAVAPELVGGDDYHSLIIGWGSTYWPIREALENISRNHPDEKIGFLHFKQVYPFHKSVEGYLEKADDVIILENNAQGQLANLIKLETGFEIQEKFLKYDGMPFSVEEVEKRIRKFMGIDDEGNMGADDAEDLGEVLK, translated from the coding sequence ATGGTTTTAAGGGGTGAAATAATGCCTGTTTTTCTAAAAGAAGAAGATATATCCCTGGTTCTCTGTGGTGAGGCAGGGCAGGGAATCCAGACAGTAGAGGCAATACTGGCCCAGGCTGTAAAACAAAGCGGATACAACATTTTCTCAACCAAAGAATACATGTCAAGGGTTAGAGGGGGTCAAAACTCCACTGAAATAAGAGTATCATCTCATAGGGTTGCCTCCTATGTGGATCGAATTGACATCCTACTGGCACTAAGTTCTGGGGCAGTAAATCACCTCAAGGACAGAATTTCATCTGATACTCTGATTATAGGAGATCCAGAGCACCTTAAATCAGTGAAGGATAATAAAATTTTTGATTCTGTTTCTGGACCTAATTTTATAGAGATCCCACTTATGGAAACTGCCCAGGAGATGGGAGGGCCGATATTTGCCAATGTAATTGCAGCTGGGGTTCTGTCCTGTCTGTTGAATATTCCTCAGGAAATATTTGACGGTCTCATCAGTGACATGTTCACCAGGAAAGGTCAGGAAATACTTCAAAAAGACTTAAAAGCTGGTGAAGCAGGTTACAATATTGGTAAAAGTTTAATGGAATCTGAAACAGAGGAATCTAAAACAGACGCAATCCACCTTTCATTACAGGGAGAGTCCTCAGTACGTGATGAACTCCTGATAAATGGTATTGATGCAGTTGGTTTTGGATGCCTTGCCGGAGAATGCCGATTCATGTCATCCTATCCCATGACTCCATCCACTCCGCTGCAGAACTTCCTGGCAGGTAATGCACATGAATTTGAACTGATATATGAACAGGCAGAGGATGAAATAGCAGCCATCAACATGGCGCTGGGAGCCTCCTACGCTGGAGCCAGGAGCATTGTCGCCACATCAGGAAGTGGATTTGCCCTGATGGAAGAGGGAGTGGGCCTGGCAGGAATGATAGAAACACCCATAGTCATATACCTTGGCCAGAGACCAGGACCTGCAGTGGGACTACCCACCCGTACCAGCCAGGAAGACCTGAACCTGGCACTCTACTCTGGGCCAGGAGAATTCCCACGGATAATATTTGCCCCTGGAAAACTGGAAGATGCATTCACCCTCACACATCACGCTTTCAACATGGCTGAGAAGTACCAGATACCAGTTTTCATTCTATCGGATCAGTACTTCGCAGATTGCTACTACAACATAACCTCCCTTCCTCTCGAAGAGGTGGAAACTGAGAATTATTTGGTTAAAACCACTCCTGAATACAAAAGATACCTAATTACTCATGATGGGGTTACTCCACGGGGAATACCAGGATATGGTGATGGACTGGTAATTGCAGATTCAGATGAGCATGATGAAGAAGGTCATATCACCGAAGACCTTAAAATAAGGACACAGATGGTTGATAAAAGATTACAAAAGATGGAACAGATTACAAAAGATGCAGTTGCCCCGGAACTGGTTGGAGGAGATGATTACCATAGCCTGATCATTGGATGGGGTTCCACCTACTGGCCCATCAGGGAAGCTCTGGAAAATATTAGCAGGAATCATCCTGATGAAAAAATTGGTTTTCTCCATTTCAAACAAGTGTATCCATTCCATAAATCAGTGGAGGGTTACCTTGAAAAAGCAGATGATGTTATCATTCTAGAGAACAATGCCCAGGGACAGCTGGCCAACCTCATAAAACTGGAAACAGGATTTGAAATACAGGAAAAATTCTTAAAATATGATGGAATGCCTTTTTCAGTGGAGGAAGTGGAGAAAAGGATAAGGAAGTTCATGGGAATTGATGATGAGGGCAATATGGGAGCCGATGATGCTGAGGATTTAGGGGAGGTGTTAAAATGA
- a CDS encoding 2-oxoacid:acceptor oxidoreductase, beta subunit, pyruvate/2-ketoisovalerate family (PFAM: Pyruvate ferredoxin oxidoreductase beta subunit C terminal; Thiamine pyrophosphate enzyme, C-terminal TPP binding domain~TIGRFAM: 2-oxoacid:acceptor oxidoreductase, beta subunit, pyruvate/2-ketoisovalerate family): MKPKDFDMPDADVAWCPGCGNLSILRNLKTALAELKIQPENLVFVSGIGQAGKLPHYIKGNVFNGLHGRSLSPATGIKAVNPELTVIDVSGDGCMYGEGGNHFMHTIRRNPDITNLVHNNMVYGLTKGQASPTSQKDFNTPLQVDGVFLEPFNPLAVAIALDASFVARTFSGDRKQSIEIFKAAIKHKGYALVDIFQPCVTFNKVNTRSWFREHTYDLEDDHDPLDRNEAFRRATETGEYPLGIFYQNPDKRTFEENLSVYQDKKSPLFQRKLDMDKIRLLLDTKR; the protein is encoded by the coding sequence ATGAAACCAAAGGACTTTGACATGCCTGATGCAGATGTGGCCTGGTGTCCGGGATGTGGGAACCTGTCCATCCTGCGCAACCTCAAAACAGCCCTAGCTGAACTGAAAATACAACCAGAAAACCTGGTTTTTGTATCAGGTATTGGCCAGGCTGGTAAACTCCCTCACTACATCAAAGGAAATGTGTTCAATGGATTACATGGAAGGTCATTATCTCCAGCAACTGGCATAAAAGCAGTTAATCCTGAGTTAACAGTTATTGATGTTAGTGGTGATGGTTGTATGTATGGGGAGGGGGGAAACCACTTCATGCACACCATACGCCGTAACCCTGATATCACCAACCTGGTGCACAACAACATGGTCTACGGCCTCACCAAGGGACAGGCATCACCTACCAGTCAAAAGGACTTCAACACACCGCTACAGGTGGATGGAGTTTTCCTTGAACCTTTTAACCCACTGGCCGTGGCCATAGCACTAGATGCATCATTCGTAGCCAGAACATTCAGCGGAGACCGTAAACAATCCATTGAAATCTTCAAAGCTGCCATAAAACACAAAGGATATGCTCTGGTGGACATATTCCAACCCTGTGTAACCTTTAACAAGGTAAACACCAGGAGCTGGTTCAGGGAACACACCTACGACCTGGAAGATGACCACGATCCACTGGACCGGAATGAAGCCTTCCGCAGGGCCACTGAAACCGGAGAATATCCACTAGGCATCTTTTACCAGAATCCTGATAAAAGAACATTTGAAGAAAACCTGAGTGTGTACCAGGATAAAAAATCACCATTATTCCAGCGAAAACTCGACATGGATAAAATCAGGTTGCTACTGGACACTAAAAGATGA
- a CDS encoding exodeoxyribonuclease III (PFAM: Endonuclease/Exonuclease/phosphatase family~TIGRFAM: exodeoxyribonuclease III; exodeoxyribonuclease III (xth)) encodes MRKIRILSWNVNGIRAAHRKGFKDWLMKDKPDILCIQETKAHRKQFPKDIQNLDEYHLYLSEAQRKGYSGVATYTQLKPEKVENGFGIPKFDSEGRTLITDYGDFVLFNIYFPNGKMSPERLQYKMDFYDSFLDYADALKEEGRNIVVCGDVNTAHNEIDLARPKENEKISGFLPEEREWLDRFLSHGYVDTFRELNPGPENYTWWSYRTRARERNVGWRLDYFFVNQEFMDNVESAYILSDVMGSDHCPVGIDIKLKD; translated from the coding sequence ATGAGGAAGATCAGAATATTATCATGGAACGTCAATGGAATCAGGGCTGCACACAGAAAAGGATTCAAGGACTGGTTAATGAAAGATAAACCAGATATCTTATGCATCCAGGAAACTAAAGCTCATCGGAAACAGTTTCCTAAGGATATCCAGAACCTTGATGAATATCATTTATACCTCTCCGAAGCACAACGCAAGGGATACAGTGGGGTCGCCACTTACACACAATTAAAACCTGAAAAAGTGGAAAACGGCTTTGGAATTCCCAAATTCGATAGTGAAGGCCGTACCTTAATAACTGATTATGGAGATTTTGTACTGTTTAACATTTACTTTCCCAATGGGAAAATGTCTCCAGAGCGCCTTCAATACAAAATGGATTTCTATGACTCCTTCCTGGACTATGCTGATGCATTGAAGGAAGAAGGAAGAAACATTGTGGTCTGTGGGGATGTGAACACTGCTCATAACGAGATAGACCTGGCACGCCCCAAAGAAAATGAGAAAATATCAGGATTTTTGCCAGAAGAACGGGAATGGCTGGATAGATTCCTCAGTCATGGTTACGTGGATACATTCCGTGAACTCAACCCTGGACCTGAAAACTACACATGGTGGAGCTACAGAACACGTGCCAGGGAACGGAACGTTGGCTGGAGACTGGATTACTTCTTTGTGAACCAGGAATTCATGGATAATGTAGAATCTGCCTACATACTTTCTGATGTTATGGGCTCTGACCACTGTCCAGTGGGGATAGACATAAAACTGAAAGACTAA
- a CDS encoding Protein of unknown function (DUF2769) (PFAM: Protein of unknown function (DUF2769)) — protein MDKFEEKMDKLSSEGLSDSEIGKKLLDEMGDLCICPDCPMYNQCAQEKYEGLYCILGKSECNLEEDDCICPDCEVAENLELKNDLFCLNGSEKELREN, from the coding sequence ATGGATAAATTCGAGGAAAAAATGGATAAATTATCTTCAGAAGGCCTGTCTGATTCAGAGATTGGGAAAAAACTTTTAGATGAAATGGGAGATCTCTGCATCTGTCCAGACTGCCCCATGTACAACCAGTGCGCCCAGGAGAAATACGAAGGACTTTACTGTATACTGGGTAAATCAGAATGCAACCTGGAAGAAGATGACTGTATATGTCCAGATTGTGAAGTAGCAGAAAATTTGGAACTTAAAAATGATCTCTTCTGTCTTAATGGTTCGGAAAAAGAATTGAGAGAGAATTAA
- a CDS encoding glutamyl-tRNA(Gln) amidotransferase, subunit D (PFAM: Asparaginase~TIGRFAM: glutamyl-tRNA(Gln) amidotransferase, subunit D; L-asparaginases, type I) — translation MSYRGRAKEFLKSQNISIGDIISVKKDDTEYRGMLLDRAEDADELHIVLKMDSGYNVGIALNGSDVKLLEKGDKPEINLPPLDIQRDPEKMDVSIISTGGTVASIIDYKTGAVHPAFTADDLLRATPELLDEANISGKAIMNILSENMKPEFWVQAARAVADEIHGGADGVVVAHGTDTMHYTAAALSFILETPVPIIITGAQRSSDRPSSDAFLNLMSSVAMAKSDVAEVTVCMHATENDNKAHIHRGTRVRKMHTSRRDTFNSINSPPLAKVKDGKVKIIDKTFNYRKRGECQLEVNDSLEEKVGFIKSYPGIAAELLDYHIDKGYKGILMEGTGLGHCPDHLISPLQRAADEEIPVVMTSQCLYGRTNLNVYSTGRKLLSSGVISVGDMLPETAYVKLVWALGQTNKLEEVKTIMQTSLKGEMDEKSSSKYFLRDYGE, via the coding sequence ATGAGTTATCGTGGAAGAGCCAAAGAATTTCTAAAATCACAGAATATTTCCATTGGAGACATTATCTCCGTAAAAAAAGATGACACTGAATACAGGGGCATGCTCCTGGACCGGGCCGAAGATGCTGATGAATTACACATCGTACTGAAGATGGACAGTGGTTACAACGTGGGTATTGCCCTGAATGGATCAGATGTCAAACTCCTTGAAAAGGGTGATAAACCTGAAATAAATCTCCCACCACTGGATATACAGCGGGACCCTGAAAAGATGGATGTATCCATTATATCCACCGGGGGAACAGTGGCATCCATCATTGATTATAAGACCGGGGCAGTTCACCCTGCATTCACCGCCGATGATCTTTTAAGGGCCACTCCTGAACTTTTAGATGAGGCCAACATCAGTGGAAAGGCCATAATGAACATCTTAAGCGAAAACATGAAACCAGAATTTTGGGTTCAGGCTGCCAGGGCAGTGGCTGATGAAATCCATGGGGGTGCTGATGGTGTGGTAGTAGCCCATGGAACGGATACCATGCACTACACTGCAGCTGCTCTAAGTTTCATCCTGGAGACACCAGTTCCCATAATCATCACCGGTGCCCAGAGAAGCTCGGATCGACCATCTTCCGATGCATTCTTAAACCTGATGAGTTCAGTGGCCATGGCCAAGTCAGACGTAGCCGAGGTCACAGTCTGCATGCACGCCACAGAAAATGATAACAAGGCACACATCCACCGGGGAACCAGGGTCCGTAAAATGCACACCAGCCGCAGGGACACCTTCAACAGCATTAACAGCCCTCCACTGGCCAAGGTAAAGGATGGCAAGGTTAAAATTATTGATAAAACATTCAACTACCGTAAAAGGGGAGAGTGCCAGCTGGAAGTCAATGACTCACTGGAGGAAAAGGTGGGCTTTATAAAAAGTTACCCTGGAATAGCTGCCGAACTCCTGGATTACCATATTGATAAGGGGTACAAAGGTATTTTAATGGAAGGTACCGGTCTGGGGCACTGCCCGGATCACCTGATCTCCCCATTACAACGGGCTGCAGATGAAGAGATCCCGGTGGTTATGACTTCGCAGTGTCTTTATGGTCGTACCAACCTCAACGTGTACAGTACCGGTCGTAAACTACTATCTTCTGGTGTTATCTCAGTGGGGGACATGCTGCCAGAGACTGCCTACGTGAAACTGGTATGGGCATTGGGGCAGACTAACAAATTGGAAGAAGTTAAAACGATAATGCAAACTAGTCTGAAGGGAGAAATGGATGAGAAATCATCTTCCAAGTACTTCCTGCGAGATTACGGGGAATAA
- a CDS encoding glutamyl-tRNA(Gln) amidotransferase, subunit E (PFAM: GAD domain; GatB/GatE catalytic domain; GatB domain~TIGRFAM: glutamyl-tRNA(Gln) amidotransferase, subunit E) — MIEMDNEIDYEKLGLMMGLEIHQQLNTTKKLFCPCECELTDKKPDYHVLRYLRPTQSELGKIDRAAFEESRRELTFLYDAYPHHTCLVETDDEPPHPLNQEALEIGLIIATLLNMTVVDEFHTMRKQVIDGSNTGGFQRTGLLAIQGHMDTPYGKVVIENLCLEEDAARRMGQRKGKVEFRLDRLGIPLLEITTDPSMNRPEQVREVAYQIGQVLRSTKVKRGLGTIRQDLNISIREGARVEVKGVQDLDSMEQLVKNEVTRQLKLLEIRDELKKRDAQVEDQIYDLGETLKDTESKIIANALKKGGKVLAIKLKGYTGLIGKEVQPGRRFGTELAGYAKKMGVAGIFHTDELPAYGITSHEVELINGFLKIGEKDAFILVADEGDKARNALEEVQRRAKMAADGVPEETRKALDDANTEYLRPLPTASRMYVETDIPTQMVSRELLEHVQANLPELPKEKEARIIGEYNLSEDLAHQLVRQNRTEQFEEIVAECGVEPTTVASLLAYTLKELRREGLDVENLSDSLKGTFQLLKQGKISKDAVSDVLVGVLKENWTPEEAAGNLNLLMLSEENVRDIIVEIVSSNEKLITERKMGAMGSLMGMAMKELKGKADGKLVNKFLKEEIQKYL; from the coding sequence GTGATTGAAATGGATAATGAAATAGATTACGAGAAACTGGGCCTTATGATGGGTTTGGAGATACACCAGCAGCTTAACACAACTAAAAAGCTCTTCTGTCCCTGTGAATGCGAACTCACCGATAAAAAACCAGACTACCATGTTCTAAGGTATCTGAGGCCCACCCAGAGTGAACTGGGTAAAATAGATCGGGCTGCCTTTGAAGAGTCACGCCGTGAACTCACCTTCCTCTATGATGCTTATCCTCATCACACTTGCCTGGTGGAGACTGATGATGAGCCACCACATCCATTGAATCAGGAGGCACTGGAGATAGGCCTTATAATTGCAACCCTCCTTAACATGACGGTGGTTGACGAGTTCCACACCATGCGAAAACAGGTAATTGATGGAAGTAACACAGGAGGATTCCAGAGAACAGGTTTACTGGCAATTCAGGGACACATGGACACACCATACGGTAAGGTTGTCATTGAAAATCTCTGTCTGGAGGAAGATGCCGCCCGAAGAATGGGGCAAAGGAAAGGAAAGGTGGAATTCCGCCTGGACCGTCTGGGAATACCTTTACTGGAGATAACCACGGACCCTTCTATGAATCGACCGGAACAGGTGCGGGAAGTGGCCTATCAGATTGGTCAGGTTCTGCGCAGTACCAAGGTAAAACGTGGCCTGGGAACCATACGTCAGGATCTGAATATTTCCATCCGGGAAGGGGCCCGGGTTGAAGTGAAGGGAGTGCAGGATCTGGACTCCATGGAACAACTGGTGAAAAATGAGGTCACACGCCAGCTTAAACTCCTGGAAATCAGGGATGAACTTAAAAAAAGAGATGCACAGGTTGAAGACCAGATATATGATCTAGGGGAAACCTTAAAGGACACAGAATCCAAGATCATTGCCAATGCCCTTAAAAAAGGTGGAAAAGTTTTAGCAATCAAATTAAAAGGTTACACAGGATTAATTGGTAAAGAAGTCCAGCCGGGTAGAAGATTTGGAACTGAACTGGCAGGATATGCCAAAAAAATGGGAGTAGCAGGTATATTCCACACTGATGAACTACCAGCCTACGGAATAACTTCCCATGAAGTAGAACTGATTAACGGGTTCCTGAAAATTGGGGAAAAGGATGCATTTATCCTGGTTGCAGATGAAGGAGATAAGGCCAGAAATGCCCTGGAAGAAGTGCAGAGAAGGGCTAAAATGGCTGCAGATGGTGTTCCCGAAGAAACCAGGAAAGCATTGGATGATGCCAACACCGAGTACCTCCGCCCACTTCCCACAGCCAGCAGGATGTACGTGGAAACTGATATTCCCACCCAGATGGTTTCCCGAGAACTCCTGGAACACGTCCAGGCCAATCTTCCAGAACTTCCCAAAGAAAAAGAGGCCCGTATAATAGGTGAATACAATTTAAGTGAAGATCTAGCACACCAGCTAGTGCGACAGAACAGAACAGAACAGTTTGAAGAAATTGTTGCAGAATGTGGGGTTGAACCGACAACTGTGGCTTCACTACTGGCTTACACTCTCAAAGAACTCAGAAGGGAAGGCCTGGATGTGGAAAATCTCTCGGATAGTCTGAAGGGAACATTCCAGTTACTGAAACAGGGCAAAATATCCAAGGATGCGGTATCAGATGTGCTGGTGGGAGTTTTGAAGGAAAACTGGACTCCTGAAGAGGCTGCTGGAAATTTAAATCTGTTAATGCTTTCAGAAGAAAACGTCAGGGACATAATCGTGGAGATAGTATCTTCCAATGAAAAATTGATTACCGAAAGGAAAATGGGTGCCATGGGGTCCCTGATGGGAATGGCAATGAAAGAACTCAAGGGAAAAGCAGATGGTAAACTGGTGAACAAATTTTTGAAGGAAGAAATACAAAAATATCTATGA
- a CDS encoding thioredoxin-disulfide reductase (PFAM: Pyridine nucleotide-disulphide oxidoreductase~TIGRFAM: thioredoxin-disulfide reductase): protein MEEYDLIIIGGGPAGLTAGIYAGRQGMNAVILERMTGAGSGYMVPIMENYPGFDVISGKELLEKMRKQVEKHIPIKNMEEVRKISKNDPSGILVTTTKGEYNAKAVMISTGSHHRRLNVPGEFEFLGRGVSYCATCDGPLFMGKNVVVVGGGNAAVQEAIYLKDLGCNVTIIHRRDKLRAEKYLQNKLKEHEIPVIWDSAVKEIKGEQAVNSVSLLNLKSQEENDLPIHGVFIAVGDEPLNQVALTAGVELDKGGYIVTDKYQRTNIPGIYAAGDITGGIKQWVVACAEGAVAALIAFVEVMEESEDK from the coding sequence ATGGAAGAATACGATCTGATTATCATTGGGGGAGGACCTGCCGGATTAACTGCAGGAATATACGCGGGAAGGCAGGGAATGAATGCAGTAATACTGGAAAGGATGACTGGGGCAGGCTCCGGTTATATGGTTCCAATAATGGAAAACTACCCTGGTTTTGATGTGATATCTGGAAAGGAACTACTGGAGAAGATGAGAAAACAGGTGGAAAAACACATCCCTATTAAAAACATGGAAGAAGTTCGAAAAATCAGTAAAAATGATCCCTCTGGTATTCTAGTAACCACCACTAAAGGAGAATATAATGCAAAGGCTGTGATGATATCCACAGGAAGTCATCACAGAAGACTGAATGTGCCGGGTGAGTTTGAATTCCTTGGTCGTGGAGTTTCGTATTGTGCTACCTGTGATGGACCTTTATTCATGGGTAAGAATGTGGTAGTAGTAGGGGGAGGAAATGCCGCAGTTCAGGAAGCAATTTACTTAAAAGACCTCGGTTGCAATGTAACCATCATACACCGTAGAGACAAGTTAAGGGCTGAAAAATATCTTCAGAATAAATTAAAAGAACACGAAATCCCCGTAATCTGGGATTCGGCAGTGAAAGAGATAAAAGGTGAACAGGCAGTTAATAGTGTATCTCTCCTCAACCTCAAAAGCCAGGAGGAGAATGATTTACCCATACATGGGGTATTCATTGCAGTGGGAGATGAGCCCCTTAATCAAGTAGCCCTAACTGCAGGTGTGGAACTTGACAAAGGAGGTTACATAGTAACTGATAAGTACCAGAGAACCAACATCCCTGGAATTTACGCTGCTGGAGATATAACAGGTGGAATCAAACAATGGGTTGTGGCCTGTGCTGAAGGAGCGGTGGCAGCATTAATTGCCTTTGTAGAGGTAATGGAAGAATCTGAAGATAAATAA
- a CDS encoding endonuclease IV (PFAM: Xylose isomerase-like TIM barrel) yields the protein MKKKIKFGPAGNPIGFNGQTVNVCDYISDIGLEAYEYQATYGVKIQKQSGLKLGENARSNNVMISMHGPYYINLSAQKDDVLERSIERLVQSARAAEWMGAYRIVFHPGFYTKYTPEQALDRCKGAINELLEKLDSLGIKKFTFAPETTGKRSQLGNLDAIIDICQSFDHFSPTIDFAHLHARGRGCIKGADDYHNILTRLEEGLDGIGKGKEALHCHFTRIEYTDAGERKHHVLMEEEYGPPLEPLLQELVDCGWDATIICETPLLEQDALVMKKTYKNILDG from the coding sequence ATGAAAAAAAAGATAAAATTCGGCCCAGCTGGCAATCCAATAGGGTTCAATGGTCAAACAGTCAATGTTTGTGACTATATCAGTGATATTGGTTTAGAAGCCTATGAATATCAGGCCACCTATGGAGTGAAAATTCAAAAACAATCTGGTCTTAAACTGGGTGAAAATGCCAGGTCTAACAATGTAATGATTTCAATGCATGGACCTTACTACATTAACTTATCTGCACAGAAGGATGATGTATTAGAGAGATCCATTGAACGCCTGGTCCAATCTGCCAGGGCTGCAGAATGGATGGGAGCCTATCGTATTGTTTTCCATCCCGGATTTTACACAAAATACACACCAGAACAGGCGTTGGATAGATGTAAAGGAGCAATCAATGAGCTTTTGGAAAAATTGGATTCTCTGGGAATAAAAAAATTCACCTTCGCACCGGAAACCACTGGAAAAAGATCACAACTGGGTAACCTGGATGCTATCATTGACATATGCCAGTCCTTTGACCATTTCTCCCCTACAATAGATTTTGCCCACCTTCACGCCAGGGGAAGGGGTTGCATAAAAGGAGCAGATGATTACCATAATATACTGACCAGATTAGAAGAAGGATTGGATGGAATCGGCAAAGGTAAGGAAGCACTTCACTGCCACTTCACCCGGATCGAGTACACTGATGCCGGTGAAAGAAAACACCACGTTCTAATGGAAGAAGAATACGGCCCACCTCTGGAACCTCTACTTCAGGAACTGGTTGATTGCGGTTGGGATGCCACTATTATCTGTGAAACCCCGCTACTGGAGCAGGATGCACTGGTGATGAAAAAGACTTATAAAAACATTTTAGATGGTTAA
- a CDS encoding putative hydrocarbon binding protein (contains V4R domain) (PFAM: Bacterial regulatory protein, arsR family; V4R domain) — translation MVKNNINQDTRDINNGMNENDHVYGSENIQIELFATPEGVKAVKSPVRVKILSMLREGDLSFDEIVKFSGRAKSTVSSHLKSMSREGIISSRVDPKDARKKIFFIQSEYIGKLQREQLQEDISAYIQRYISSENDPFEFFRLIFHTIRISLLTQGVDIDPILHEAGLKVGEALYEKVKDPDRDTFLGNIANFWQTHSLGTVEVKTLKPLTISVQDCFECSGLPYLGRPACAFDSGILESLFSRYNNEKTRVKETKCYALGDKHCRFVIE, via the coding sequence AAATAACATAAATCAGGACACAAGAGATATTAACAATGGCATGAACGAGAATGATCACGTTTATGGATCTGAAAATATCCAGATCGAACTTTTCGCTACCCCCGAAGGTGTAAAGGCAGTTAAAAGCCCAGTCAGGGTGAAGATTTTATCCATGCTCCGTGAGGGTGATCTAAGCTTTGATGAGATAGTAAAGTTCTCGGGACGTGCCAAATCAACTGTATCCAGTCATCTCAAATCCATGTCTAGAGAAGGTATAATCAGCTCCCGTGTGGATCCTAAAGATGCTAGGAAAAAGATATTTTTCATCCAATCGGAATACATCGGCAAATTGCAACGAGAACAACTTCAGGAGGATATTTCTGCCTACATCCAGAGGTACATTTCAAGTGAAAATGATCCCTTTGAGTTCTTCCGTCTGATATTTCACACCATCCGGATTTCACTGCTCACCCAGGGAGTGGATATAGACCCCATACTTCACGAAGCAGGTTTAAAGGTGGGAGAAGCCCTTTATGAAAAAGTTAAAGATCCAGATAGGGATACCTTCCTGGGAAACATTGCCAATTTTTGGCAGACACACAGCCTGGGAACTGTAGAAGTTAAAACCCTCAAACCCTTAACCATAAGTGTCCAAGACTGTTTTGAATGCAGTGGACTGCCTTATTTGGGTAGGCCTGCCTGTGCCTTTGACAGCGGAATTCTTGAATCATTATTCAGCCGGTACAATAATGAAAAAACCAGAGTTAAAGAAACCAAATGTTACGCTCTAGGAGATAAACACTGTCGTTTTGTAATTGAATAG